The Nostoc sp. PCC 7524 nucleotide sequence CCTCAAGAATGGAATGATTTAATTTCTGACCCAGAAGTTACCGTCATTGATACCCGCAATGATTATGAGGTATACATAGGTACTTTCCAAGGAGCGGAAAATCCGCAAACTAATTCCTTTAGTGAATTCCCAGAATACGTGCGTCAAAACCTTGACCCTAACAAACACAGAAAGGTAGCCATGTTTTGTACTGGGGGTATTCGCTGCGAAAAAGCCTCTGCTTTTATGCTGGCGCAAGGTTTTAAGGAAGTATATCACCTCAAGGGCGGCATTCTCAAATACTTAGAAGAAGTCCCGGCAGAAAACAGCCTATGGCAAGGCGAATGTTTTGTCTTTGATGAACGGGTAACTGTGGTTCATGGTTTAGAAACTGGTCATCATCAGTTATGTTTCTGTTGTGGACACCCACTTACTGAAGAAGATAAAGCATCACCCAAGTATGAGGAAGGTATTGCCTGCCCTCACTGTTTTGATAGTCTCACCGCAGAGAAAAGGTTACGTCAGCAGGAAAAATGGCGACAGTATCAATTAAAAATGCAACGGGAAACGAGAAAGGTGCGGGAGTAGGGAGAGTTCAATTTTTCAAGGCTAAGGTTAATCCATCTCCAATGGGGACGAGACTGAGGGTAACTCGTTGGTCTTGCAGGAGTTTTTCATTGAAGGCGCGAATTTTTGTAGTGCGGTTATCCTGCACTTGGGGGTCAGCTACTCTTCCTGACCAGAGAACATTATCAATAGCAATCAGTCCCCCCGGACGCACTAATTGCAGCGATCGCTCATAATAATGATCGTAGTTGCTCTTGTCGGCATCGATGAAGGCAAAGTCAAAAGTTGCTGCTTCGCCTGCTGCTAGTAATCTATCTAAAGTCTCCAATGCTGGAGCCATGTGCAGTTCAATTTTATCAGCTACCCCTGCTTGTTGCCAATAACGACGGGCGATCGCTGTAAATTCTTCACTATGATCACAGGCTACTATCTTGCCTTCCGGGGGTAAAGCTAAGGCCACAACTAAGGAACTATAACCTGTAAATACCCCTACTTCTAAGGTTTTCTTCGCACCTAGCAATTTCACCAGCAACGCCATAAATTGCCCCTGTTCTGGTGCAATTTGCATCCTACCCATCGGATGCTGGGCTGTTTCTTGCCGTAATTGGGCTAATATTTCTGGTTCTCGCAAAGAAACCGATAGTAAATATTCATAAAGGTTTGTGTCTAGTCCGAGTGTTCGAGTTGACATTAATATTAAATTGCGTAATCAAAATTACAATTATACAGAAAATGCCCAACTTGCAAGAGAGTAAAGATAATTCTGTGATGCGTGAGGTGTTATCTCAAGCCAAAACGATTGCTGTTGTTGGTCATTCTGATAAACCTCAGCGTACCAGCTATCAAATTGCTCACTTCTTACGGAGTGTTGGCTACATTGTTTATCCCGTCAACCCATTACTCACAAAAATAGACGGTCAGCCCTGTTATTCTTCTCTACAAGAGATACCACAACCGATAGATATTGTTAACATCTTTCGTCGTTCTGAGTACCTACCAGAAATTGTCGAGGCAGCAATTGCCATCAATGCGAAAACTGTCTGGGCGCAGTTGGGTATTTCCCATCAACAAGCAGCACAAAAAGCTAGAGATGCCGGATTTAAGGTAGTAATGAATACCTGTATTAAAGTTGAATATTTGCGTTTATATCACGAATTAAATATATAGAAAATAACATACTTATAAAAGACTCACAAAACGACTGTAAAAAGTTGTGATTTTTATTCCCTAATAATCTGCCTTTTGATTGAAATAATTTATATTTTCTTTCCACCTGTGGATCGATAAATACCTGGAAATTCCTCGGTAATTTTAAAGCAGATGAACGGACATAATCCTTCATCTCAAAGCAAGAGAGTTGTGTACTTGTTTTCCGTGTTCAGATTAGTGCATATAAACCATAGTGTGTGTTGGATGTGAGGAGATTTGATAAATGTTAGTCATATGACTAACATCCGGGGTAAAACAGCCTGATCTTGCATTTGCAAGTGGGAGCAAGAGAAATATTAAGCCTTGGGTTGAATTTTCGATCCAAGGTTTAATTTCTGTGCAAGTAAAATTCTCAAGTTCACTCCCAAAGTTATCGTAAATTTAAGGGTTTAAGACCCCTACGTCTACACGTAGTATCAGTTGAGTTGAGGTTTAAATACCCGACTCCAACTGTGTTTAATTTTGAAGTAATGGGTATTACTCACTACTCATTACTCATTACTCATTACTCATTTAATGCTGTTTTACTAGCGATTTTATAGTTGGTTAATTGCAAAATATTTTTGATGTGTTAGAGGTAATCAGATGCCAGAACAACAAACATTACAACCACCACAAGAACAGGAATTACCAGGTGTTGAATCAAAAATGCAGCCAAGACCCAAGGCAGAAGATGCTCAATATCGGGGTAGTGGTAAATTACAAGATAAAGTCGCCTTAATCACGGGTGGAGATAGTGGTATTGGTCGGGCTGTAGCGATCGCTTTTGCCAAAGAAGGCGCAGATGTGGCATTTGTCTATCTCAAAGAACACAGTGATGCGGAAGAAACCAAAAATCGGGTAGAAGAACATGGACGGCGGGCATTATCTATAGCAGGTGATATTACTGATGAAGGTTTTTGTCAGCGTGTTGTCCAACAAACAGTAGATGAGTTTGGTAAACTCGATATTCTTATTAATAATGCTGCTGAACAACATCCCCAAAATAGCATTGAAGATATTACATCAGAACAATTAGAGCGCACATTTCGCACTAATATTTTTTCCATGTTTTATTTGACCAAAGCAGCAATCAAACACCTGCAAAAAGGTAGTGCAATCATCAATACTACATCAGTTACAGCTTATAAAGGTAATCAACAATTGCTAGATTACTCATCTACAAAAGGTGCAATTGTTGCCTTTACCCGTTCCTTATCACAAAATTTAATTAGCAAGGGCATTAGGGTCAATGCAGTCGCACCCGGCCCAATTTGGACACCTTTAATTCCGGCTACTTTCCCAGCCGATAAAGTTGCCAATTTTGGCAAACAAGTACCAATGGGTAGAGCAGGACAACCAGAAGAGGTTGCACCCAGCTATGTTTTTTTAGCTGCCGATGATTCTTCTTATATGTCTGGGCAAGTATTACATCCCAATGGTGGTGAAATTGTCAACGGCTAAATGGCCAAAATTCTCAACCTAGAATTCAGAAGTCAGAATAAAACCTACCTGATTCATTCTGAGTTCTGAATTCTGAGAGTTTTTGCCTAATTTTGTCTGTCAACAGAGGGATGATTGAGGACAAAACAGTTGCTAATCTAGCTAGGGAAAAACATCTAAAAAGTTAGCAACTAAAGTTTATGGCATCTCCAAAACCATTGCATGGCACAGATTTAGTAGATTGTGCGAGGGCAAATGCCAAACAGGGAATTGAAACTGCTGCTTATCAATGTGGCTATGGTGAGGATATCAATACATTTGCACGAGAACTAAAGCAAGCTTGTCAGCAAATGAACTTACAAGTGAAGGAACTCAACCAACTAATTACTGACCAGGATATGATCCTGAACTTAGGTACGGGAGAGATCATTGCCCCAGAGACATCTTCAGAGCTTTAAAATTATCCGTGCCAAATTGAAGTAAATTAAAACGCCCAAAACATCAACGGCTGTCGTGATAAATGGCGCAGACATCAAAGCCGGATCTAAACGCAGGAATCGAAATAAAAATGGTAGTGCTGAACCGGAAACAGAAGCTAAAATAGAAATAGCTACTAAACTGCTACCGACAGCGATCGCTACTTCCAATCTGCCCTGCAAGAAGAAAGCCCAGACTGTAGCGATAGAGCCTAACATACCTCCTAACAATGCACCAGCGATCGCTTCTCGGCCGATCACCTGCACAGGCCCTAGTGATCTAATTTCTTCAGTATTCATCCCCCGAATTACCACCGTGGAAGACTGAGCGCCCACATTACCACCAGTGCCGGTGAGCAAGGGGATAAATGCAGTTAGTGTCACCACTTTGGTCAAAATATCTTCTTGAGATTTAATAATGGTACCTGTGACAGTATTAGTAATCAGTAAGACGAATAACCACAATACCCGCTTACGGGCAACTTGCAATAAATCCATCTGAAAATAGTTATCACCACCAGACTGTACACCACCACCCACGGCGTAGATATCCTCGGTAGTTTCTTGTTGCAAAATATCAATGACATCATCGACGGTGACAATGCCCACTAATCGTTCTTCTCTATCCACAACTGGGACAGCCAAAAAATCATACCGTTGAATCAATCTAGCAACTTCTTCTTGGTCTGTATCGGTGTGAACAAAAATCACATCACGGGTCATGATCTCACCAATAGATTGCTCAGGCTGAGATGTCACCAACTCTCGCAGCGACACGATTCCCGTTAAACACCTAGCTGCATCAGTCACGTAAAGATAGTAAATCATCTCACTGGCATTAGCTAGGCTGCGAATCCTTTCTAGGGCTTGCGTTACTGTAAAGTTTTCTTTCAGGGCTATCAATTCCAGGGTCATGATCCGCCCAGCCGTACCGGCTTCATACCCCAAGAGTAAAGCTGTAGCTTGGCGTTCTGTTGGACTCAGTTGTTCTAACAGGCGATTGACAATTTTTGCAGGTAATTCATCAAATAATCTAGCTCGGTCATCAGAAGACATTTGATCCACAATATCCCGAACTTCCTGACTTTTTAATTCCTCAATTAGCCGTTCCTGAACGCTGTAGTCGAGATATTCATAAACTTCAATCGCCTCGCTTTTGGAGAGTAAGCGAAACGCTAAAGCGTGCATTGCTTCTGGTAAACCTTCAATCGCCTCGGCAATATCCGCAGGCTGCACAGGTACGAGAATAGCTTTGGCTCCCTGCAAGTCTCCAGCTTCTAATAGCATTCGTAGCTGAGTCCGCACTAAATCTCGCAATTCCCTACGTGACACATCCTGAAGGGCAGAGTTTAAATTGTTCGTCTCCGTCACTTTTCACTTTCCTCGACCAGTGTGAACAAGGTTGCTGCCCCTAGTCTAAGGGATAGTGGGAGATGTGAGGTTAAACTTGTGGTAATTTTTTCTACTTTGGGCATGGTGTCGGGTAAGATGGCTCGGATCTCATGTTCCATACCTCACCCTGAATAGTAGTCATGAACTGCATACACAAATCAGTAAAGGCGTTAATACAGCAGGGAACAGGGTTGGGGAACAGCCTTGAAAGCCTCTTAGTATCTGGTTTTATTCTTCAATTTTGTACCTCATTTACCTGAAATCTGCTGTATGTGTCACCATTGGAGGCTTGCCGAAGAATATCTGTAGTTAGAGTTAAAGTCATCACTAATATTTTTGATCTATTACCCTGGATGGATGTGGAATAATCAATGAAAAATCTACTGTATGTAGAGTAAAAATTACAGCTTTCAATAATGCCAGTCGATAGGTTGATTTTTTATTTTTCCAATTAATCTCAAAAAATAAATTAATCATTTATAAAAATCCGAGTACAAAAATTTACCTGTTGTCATCATGAATCATTCATCATAAGCAAGATACATTGACTTCTTTCAGAGGTGGGGTATCTTTTTGCTATCAATGGGTAATACGGGTAGTGAATTCCGTAAAATTTGTCATATGAAAAACAGGAATATAGAAGCAAATATACGGCTATGGTATAGTGTATAATAGTATATAGTAGTAAAATGTGATGAGTACCGTTAATTACTTCCACTACTGCTAAAACACTATATAAAATCTAGATTTAAGCATCTAAGCAGTCAGTGCGCTAATCCTCTGTTAATGATGAGATTTTAACCGTACCAGTAAATCTACAAGTAGTCTCTGTAGCTAATGCTGGTTGTCAATTAATAATCTCTTGTGTAAATAAAAATCATGCTTTTGACTCTTGCAGCCTAGATAAAGACTCAGTATATACTACAGTTTCTATTTCTCATAGACTCAAATGTTCATAGGTCCAGATTGTAGATTTGATGCGGTTAATTTTTAGAAATCAACACCTAAATGAAACAATCGTTAAATATAAATGTCATGGATAATGCCAATCATAAATCAATTCCTTTGTCACCAAAATTAACAGAAGAAATCATGGAAGAACAGCGTATCCATGATGTATTACTTTTGTTAGAAAATTTAACTTATCGAGAAGAAACAACAGTGAAGTTGATCATAGATTGTTTATATGATATAGGAGCTACTAACTTAATCAATCAAAAACTTCATTCATACTCAATAAATGGTATAGTTAAGAAAATTGCCAGATTTTCTAAACCTGTATGCCGAATGATGGCTTGGCGATGGTTTAAGAAAAACTGCCCACAACTGATTACTAATTGGCTGCATGAGCAAGTGAGTTTTAAAACAGCAATAACAGCACAGCCAGAAATAGTTGTTGAACAGGTAGCATTGCAGAAAGATTTACCGATAATATTGGCAGATAAAAACAGAGAAGTTAGATATCTTCGTTCTCAAGTCAAATTCTTAATTGCGGTTTTTATACTGGCAGTCACTTCATTTGGTGGGAGTTTTTTGTGGCTCAATCATAAATTAGAGCAAGCAAATATACAAACACTAGAACAACTACAAACTCAACTTAAACTTAGAGAAGCAAGTATAAATAAGCCTTAGTAATACCAACTAGGAATTACCAAATCAAAACATATCCAATATGTAGGGTGTTTCAGTTAGAGAAATCCTTGTCATTCCGAGAAATTATTCGTACTGACGCACCCTACTAACTAAATTAAGCAAACTTGGTGAGAAATTCCAAAAGTTTTTTTGTCTTTGGTGTGAGTAGTGTACGACGATAAGCGTCTGCGGCTTTTTTAATGGCTTCAGCTTGAGTGGGATAGGGATGAATCACATTACTTAACTTACTTAAACCAATTTTATTGACAATTGCCGTCGTCACTTCTGAAATCATCTCCCCTGCATGAGTAGCAACAATAGTTGCACCGATAATTTCATCAGTACCTTTTTTGTGGTGAATTTTCAAGAATCCTTCTTCTTGGGCATCAGCGATCGCTCGATCTACACTACTAAAAGGAATCTTAATCGTCACTACATCAATCCCTTTGGCTTTGGCTTGGTGTTCATACATTCCCACATGGGCAATTTCTGGATCAGTATATGTCACCCAAGGCATGACTAAACTACTCAAATTAGAACGTCCCAAACCAAAGGGAGAAAACAGAGCATTTTTAATCACAATTCTGGCAGCCGCATCAGCAGCATGGGTAAACTTCCAATCCATGCAGATATCACCAGCCGCATATATTTTGGGGTTCGTGGTTTGCAAGTAATCATTCACTTTCACGCCGTGGCGCTTGTCATACTCTACCCCCACAACTTCTAAATTTAGTCCTTCCACATTCGACGCACGTCCCGCACCCACTAAAATTTCATCTACCGTCACCGAATCACGATAACCATTGGAAGAAAAATACAACCGCTTCCCCTCGGTGACTGTCACCACTTCTTCTAACTGGCAATTCAGCACCAAGCGAATTCCGTCGCGAATCAAAGCTTGCTGCACAATTTCCGCCGCATCAGCATCTTCTTTATTGAGAACATGAGAACTGTTATGAAACAGTACCACCTCACTACCCAAGCGGCGGAAGGCTTGCGCCAATTCACAACCAATGGGGCCACCACCAATTACCGCTAACCTTTCCGGGCGTTGAATCAGAGAAAAAACTGTTTCATTCGTCAGATAACCGGCTTCTTCAATGCCTCTGATAGCTGGTGGTTTTGCCCTTGCACCAGTAGCAATCACAGCTTTTTTAAACTTGAGGGTTTTACCGCCAACTTCCACCGTATTTTGACTAGCAAAGCGCCCACTACCCAAGAACACATCAACCCCCAGAGATGCAAAGCGTTCAGCCGAGTCATGATGGCTAATTCCCGCCCGCACTCGCCGCATTCGTGCCATTACCGTGGGGAAATCAATATTAATCTGTTGTTTAGGAATATTTACCCCTAGACTTTGGGCATTCCAGATTTCACCAACTACCCGCGCCGAACGGATAATAGTTTTAGAAGGTACGCAACCCACATTCAAGCAATCTCCACCCATGAGATGCTTTTCAATCAAAGCTACTTTCAAACCCAAACCCAAACCAGCTGCACCAGCCGCTACCACTAATCCCGCCGTACCAGCCCCAATCACCACCAAGTCGTAACCATCAGCAGGTTGAGGATTTACCCAATTGGGTGGATGGACATGAGCCACCAATTTCTGGTTATACTCATCCACTGGGCGAACAATCACTCTGTTGATTTCAGAATTTGACATTGGCGGTATCTCCCTCAACAATTTAAATTTCAAAATTTCCCATTCCAAATCAGGAAATCCTACAAAATCAGCATTCGGGCAATTGTTTTGAGGTTCGTAGTTTAGTCCTCTGTTCTCTGCTAAAGGACTAAAGTCCTGACTACCAACTCATAAAACTTCCTCTTCCAAGGCTTTTCGGGCAATACGGGTGACATAAATTGTCACGGCGACGGTTGCGAGAAAACCTATAATCCGAATTGCCCATTGTGCGGTGGGGTTAGTAGGTTGGTTCTCAGTCCCAATCATGGCTAGGTTTCCAGCCAGTGAACCAATATAAACGTACATAATAGTTCCGGGAATCATCCCCACTGAAGCCAGGAAGTAGTCTTGGAGTGAAACGCCTGTAATCCCAAAGGCGTAATTTAATAAGTTGAAGGGAAATATCGGGGAAAGACGGGTTAATAGGACAATTTTTAAGCCTTCTCTACCAACGGCTTGGTCAATAGCGGCAAATTTTTTGTTATCTGCGATTTTCCTGGCAACTAGACCCCTCGCTAAATAACGACCTACCAAAAATGCTGCTGTAGCACCTAGGGTAGCACCAATGAACACATAAATAGAACCCCACACGACACCAAACACCACACCCGCACCCAAGGTGAGAATCGAGCCAGGTAAAAAGGCGACAGTGGCAATAATATAAAGTAAGATAAAAGCGATCGCTCCCCATGTGCCTAAGCTATCAATCCTTTGCAGAGCTTGACGTAATATAGTTTGGGGATGGAAAGAATTGATATTATTAGATGCTTGCGCCCAGGCAACATCTGTATGGATCATGCAGGCGATCGCTACCACCAAAAATGTTAAACTGGCTAATCTCACATTTCTGTTCTTAAATAGATTTCCGATCAGTTGGTTGTTAATCATAGTTGAGTTCAAATACAATTGAGCTAAAGTTCTTGTTTCTCTCTGCTGCCCACCTCCATAACTACACTTGCAGCTAAAGCTTTCTGAGCAATCTTCGTCACATACACCGTCACACCTACAGTTGCCATCAATCCCAACCCTTGCATTACCCATTGCAGAATTTGGGTTTCTGGGGTGACTGGTTGATGATTGAGATCAGCCATGGCCAAATCCGTGGCGAGGGAACCAATATAAACGTACATGACAGTTCCGGGAATAATCCCCAAGGAGCCTAATATATAGTCTTTTAGAGATATCTGCGTCACTCCCAAAGCATAATTTAACAAATTGAAGGGAAAAATCGGAGACAGACGGGTTAAAAGGACGATTTTCCATCCTTCTTTGGCAACAGCTTGATTAATGGCTTGGAATTTAGGATGTTGGGCTATCTGTCGCGCCACCCAATCCCGTGTGTAATAGCGTCCAATGAGAAAAGCCAAGGTTGCGCCAATTGTTGCACCTATTAACACATAAACTGAACCCCAAAACACTCCAAAGAGACAACCACCTTTGAGTGTTAGCAGAGAACCTGGGATAAATAACAAGGTCGCTATATTATAAATAATCATGTAGGCGATCGGCCCTATAATCCCCAGGCTTTCCACCCACAGGACTAATGTGTTGAGAATTGTTGAAAAATTGAATTGTTTCGCAACAATCATCAGGGTGACAACTAGAAAACTTAACAGTAAGAGTTTGAGTTTGCCATTTAATCGCAGTTGATGCTTGGGAATCATGGGATTAACTGAGTTTTGACTGTTTTGATCAGCACTTAAGGGTAATATTGATGACCACATTCAAAAAGCACAAGATTCCTGAACCGCCTCCTTTTTCATCCTCTGCCACTAGGATATGCCACTTATCTGAGAAACAGCTGAAAGCAGGATAAGTATTTTAGTAATTTACTGCGATCGCCCATTCAAAATTTAAGTGCAAAGCTCCACAAAGTCAAACTCATGGAAAGCCCCTATAACTCCTGTGAAATTTACTGCACAGATACAGAATCAAATGCTGTGAATGCAGTGCAGAACCAACCCGTGTTAGCCAGAATCTAAAACTTGTAGAGACGCAAAAGTTTGCGTCTCTCTGGTTTGAAAAATTAGGGATTAGGGAGTCGTAAAGACTTTGCCGTCTTGGGTATTAGTTATCTGATTATCATTATTGATGTTTACATTAACAATACCAGAGCTAAAATTGGTAACGCTAATACCATATCCCTGAATTTGATCAATTACATTGT carries:
- the trhO gene encoding oxygen-dependent tRNA uridine(34) hydroxylase TrhO encodes the protein MNQENTQIVATFYKFVSLPDFALMQDLLLSYCSAQGIKGTILLAKEGINGTIAGSRQAIDLVLAYLRSDQRFTDLEHKESTAETPPFERMKVRLKKEIVTLGLPEVDPNEQVGKYVTPQEWNDLISDPEVTVIDTRNDYEVYIGTFQGAENPQTNSFSEFPEYVRQNLDPNKHRKVAMFCTGGIRCEKASAFMLAQGFKEVYHLKGGILKYLEEVPAENSLWQGECFVFDERVTVVHGLETGHHQLCFCCGHPLTEEDKASPKYEEGIACPHCFDSLTAEKRLRQQEKWRQYQLKMQRETRKVRE
- a CDS encoding class I SAM-dependent methyltransferase, whose product is MSTRTLGLDTNLYEYLLSVSLREPEILAQLRQETAQHPMGRMQIAPEQGQFMALLVKLLGAKKTLEVGVFTGYSSLVVALALPPEGKIVACDHSEEFTAIARRYWQQAGVADKIELHMAPALETLDRLLAAGEAATFDFAFIDADKSNYDHYYERSLQLVRPGGLIAIDNVLWSGRVADPQVQDNRTTKIRAFNEKLLQDQRVTLSLVPIGDGLTLALKN
- a CDS encoding CoA-binding protein, whose amino-acid sequence is MPNLQESKDNSVMREVLSQAKTIAVVGHSDKPQRTSYQIAHFLRSVGYIVYPVNPLLTKIDGQPCYSSLQEIPQPIDIVNIFRRSEYLPEIVEAAIAINAKTVWAQLGISHQQAAQKARDAGFKVVMNTCIKVEYLRLYHELNI
- a CDS encoding SDR family oxidoreductase — its product is MPEQQTLQPPQEQELPGVESKMQPRPKAEDAQYRGSGKLQDKVALITGGDSGIGRAVAIAFAKEGADVAFVYLKEHSDAEETKNRVEEHGRRALSIAGDITDEGFCQRVVQQTVDEFGKLDILINNAAEQHPQNSIEDITSEQLERTFRTNIFSMFYLTKAAIKHLQKGSAIINTTSVTAYKGNQQLLDYSSTKGAIVAFTRSLSQNLISKGIRVNAVAPGPIWTPLIPATFPADKVANFGKQVPMGRAGQPEEVAPSYVFLAADDSSYMSGQVLHPNGGEIVNG
- the mgtE gene encoding magnesium transporter, yielding MTETNNLNSALQDVSRRELRDLVRTQLRMLLEAGDLQGAKAILVPVQPADIAEAIEGLPEAMHALAFRLLSKSEAIEVYEYLDYSVQERLIEELKSQEVRDIVDQMSSDDRARLFDELPAKIVNRLLEQLSPTERQATALLLGYEAGTAGRIMTLELIALKENFTVTQALERIRSLANASEMIYYLYVTDAARCLTGIVSLRELVTSQPEQSIGEIMTRDVIFVHTDTDQEEVARLIQRYDFLAVPVVDREERLVGIVTVDDVIDILQQETTEDIYAVGGGVQSGGDNYFQMDLLQVARKRVLWLFVLLITNTVTGTIIKSQEDILTKVVTLTAFIPLLTGTGGNVGAQSSTVVIRGMNTEEIRSLGPVQVIGREAIAGALLGGMLGSIATVWAFFLQGRLEVAIAVGSSLVAISILASVSGSALPFLFRFLRLDPALMSAPFITTAVDVLGVLIYFNLARIILKL
- a CDS encoding mercuric reductase, with the protein product MSNSEINRVIVRPVDEYNQKLVAHVHPPNWVNPQPADGYDLVVIGAGTAGLVVAAGAAGLGLGLKVALIEKHLMGGDCLNVGCVPSKTIIRSARVVGEIWNAQSLGVNIPKQQINIDFPTVMARMRRVRAGISHHDSAERFASLGVDVFLGSGRFASQNTVEVGGKTLKFKKAVIATGARAKPPAIRGIEEAGYLTNETVFSLIQRPERLAVIGGGPIGCELAQAFRRLGSEVVLFHNSSHVLNKEDADAAEIVQQALIRDGIRLVLNCQLEEVVTVTEGKRLYFSSNGYRDSVTVDEILVGAGRASNVEGLNLEVVGVEYDKRHGVKVNDYLQTTNPKIYAAGDICMDWKFTHAADAAARIVIKNALFSPFGLGRSNLSSLVMPWVTYTDPEIAHVGMYEHQAKAKGIDVVTIKIPFSSVDRAIADAQEEGFLKIHHKKGTDEIIGATIVATHAGEMISEVTTAIVNKIGLSKLSNVIHPYPTQAEAIKKAADAYRRTLLTPKTKKLLEFLTKFA
- a CDS encoding TVP38/TMEM64 family protein; protein product: MINNQLIGNLFKNRNVRLASLTFLVVAIACMIHTDVAWAQASNNINSFHPQTILRQALQRIDSLGTWGAIAFILLYIIATVAFLPGSILTLGAGVVFGVVWGSIYVFIGATLGATAAFLVGRYLARGLVARKIADNKKFAAIDQAVGREGLKIVLLTRLSPIFPFNLLNYAFGITGVSLQDYFLASVGMIPGTIMYVYIGSLAGNLAMIGTENQPTNPTAQWAIRIIGFLATVAVTIYVTRIARKALEEEVL
- a CDS encoding TVP38/TMEM64 family protein, with the translated sequence MIPKHQLRLNGKLKLLLLSFLVVTLMIVAKQFNFSTILNTLVLWVESLGIIGPIAYMIIYNIATLLFIPGSLLTLKGGCLFGVFWGSVYVLIGATIGATLAFLIGRYYTRDWVARQIAQHPKFQAINQAVAKEGWKIVLLTRLSPIFPFNLLNYALGVTQISLKDYILGSLGIIPGTVMYVYIGSLATDLAMADLNHQPVTPETQILQWVMQGLGLMATVGVTVYVTKIAQKALAASVVMEVGSREKQEL